ccaaatgccgggtgctgcacttcggccacaacaacccccagcagtgctacaggcctggggaagagtggctggagagctgccagtcagagagggacctgggggtgttgattgacagccggctgaacatgagcgagcagtgtgcccaggtggccaagaaggccaatggtatcctggcttgtatcagaaatagtgtggccagcagggacagggaagtgatcttacccctgtactcggcactggtgaggctgcacctcgattactgtgttcagttttgggcccgtcactacaaaaaggacattgaagtactcgagcgtgtccagagaagggcaacgaagctggtgaagggtctggagcatatgtcctacgaggagcagctgagggaactggggttgtttagtctggagaagaggaggctgaggggagacctcatcgccctctacagctacctgaaaggaggttgcagagagctggggatgagtctctttaaccaagtaacaagcgataggacaagaggtaatggcctcaaattgtgccagggaaggtttagactggatattaggaagtatttttttacagaacgggttgttaggcattggaatgggctgcccagggaggtggtggagttgccatccctggaggtatttaagagtcgggttgacatagcattgagggatatggtgtagttgagaactgtcaatgtggggttaattgttggactagatgatcttcaaggtcttttccaacctagacgattttgtgattctgtgaaaacacagTTTATACTGGAAGTAATGTTATATTTTTCACCTTTTATATATTACTGTAATATTAAAGGTAGATTAATAGAGTCTAGTGTCATCACAACAAGTTAGTTATATATTTGCATctggatgtatttaaaatatttaattttcctcCCTTTCAGATCAGCCTAATTCTCTACACAGCTCTCAAGGTCCTGTGACCAGTCAGGTTAACGAAGCCATGTTTGCTGCCTCCCCTGAGAACCAGCCTGTTGAGAGTTGTGAGACCTCATTTATTCCTGCTGATAATCTAGAAAGAAAACTTCAGCTCGAATACAACTACCATGTATTCGGGAACCGGATGGATAAAGCTGTTCCACCTGTAGTATACACCCctgaaatgagagaggaagaaaggagacgGAGAGTTTCCTATGATCCGTTTGCAAAGTCACCTGCTCCTCAACAGAGTGAACTGTATCCAAGAGTTGAAAAAACAGGATCAAACGCTAACCCATATTTTTGGCTACAGCCAGCTGCAACACCACCAAAATggggaaatgcagattttttttatggGCCAAACCCTAACAATCTTCTAACAGGAAGCTCAGAGGGTCTCTATGGATTGTGTTCAGCTAGTACCTTTAGCCTAAGTAAACCTCCTGTGCCTGAATCTGGCCCAAACCTGCAGTCACAGACCAGTGTAAACTGGTATCCAAAGAATGCAGACACAGAATCAGGTGagattcctcctcctcccccatcaCCTATGTATCTGAAGACACACTTGTTCTCTAAAAATGAAGTGGTCAAGAGTGTCTTGTAGCTTATGTAACAACCACCTGCTTATTGCTAACAGTTGATCTGTGACACAGCAAAGGTGAATTTATTTCATGAAGTTCTCTCTGTTTACTTGAAGTTAACTCAGGTTGCTAAAACGTGCTAGCTTTGACTTCATTATGCTGATTGCAGGCTATTAACTTCAAGGGAACCATTTCTAAAGCATCACTGTAATAGAGGATCATCAGGCCCAATGCCTAACCCTTCAGCTACCAACCAAGTAATAGCAGACATCAGGTACTGCTACAGCAGCTACCAAAACCAAGAGCTGCCACCAATCATTCTAAGAAAGCGAAGGAAAATTTCTGACTCTCAAAAATGTAGTACTCATACCATAGGTTCCGCTTGTGCGAAAATAACATTTGTAGCATTTCAGAAAATAGATGGGTATTTTTAGCTTGATTTGCAGCAAAGAGAATCCTGAGCTCAGGGAGCCAACAAGGAGCTAAGGCTCATAATTGGTTTCTCTAGAGAGCTCTGCCTGGTGCTGATGGGGAGCTTCTGTTGGTATTTGCTAGTGAGCTGTGGAGTAGAAAGGTATGGACACAAGGAAGACAACACTGAGCACTGgcaaaaagtataaataaataataactaGAGGCCTCTGAGATGTAATTTTTAACAACTAGAGGTAGCATGATATTTTTAGCGTGGCATTCTTTTCCAGATCGTCTCACAAGAAAAATCAAGGATGCTTAGCTGTTTACAGGCAGAATGCCACAAAGGTGTTACTCTGATAAATTATTTATGCAGAGTCTGTGATTAGTTGTTTATGTGAGTTTATTTAGTGAAGTTAATCTGAGAGCTGTCATGTCAGAAGGCAGGGATTAGAACTGTTGACATCACTAATAAAGTAAAATCTTctctttgaaagaagaaaacagttattATAGGGAGGCTGCATGCAATAGCGTCGCAGATACCagactgagaagcagaagagcacCACATTGCACCTCTTCCATTGGCTTGTTGGATGACCATAACCCAGTCACTCTTACTGCCTCGTCATGAGTTGCAGAGCTCATCTGTGGGCATCCAAATCGATTACTGCCCTAGGCAGGAAGTTACATCTCTGCCAGACATTGCTGCCACCGGCAGAATATGCGGTGGCATCCAGTGCCTTTGTGAGAGCTGGTCACAACCAGCGTGCTAATACAAACTACAGTCAGTCTTAGCAGTAAGCAGTAGCAGCATGCTTGAGAGTTtggtatttttcagtttgaatacCCAATACAAGGCAGCTCAGCCCATAACTACACTGTGATCCTGCAGCGCTGTCTACTAGCCAGGTGTTCATACACCCACGTGCAAGCCCACTGCCCTCACTGGCATCCAAGGATGGTTAAGGCTGTTAGTCACTGAGCAAAACCACAGTAAGGTCGTTGCTTTAACTAGAGTTATTCAAGGAGATACAATCCTGTTGATTAAAAagcttctcatttctttctttgtttttaagggCACAATGTACTCATACTGTTACAAACATGGCAATCATTTTAAgtatgtttgcttttttatttacaaatgcttttggcatttttttattttccctctttgtttAGGCAACAAGGATTCCACTTCTTTCACAAGGGGAAATTTTGCATACTATCCTACTGCACCCAGAGGAAGTACAGGTAAGTGCTGTAGCCTTCTTCTGTCCTGGTAGCCAACAGGCTATGCATTGCATCCTGATCAGTAAAGTGAAAAACCTCAGGATCTTGAAATAACTTATGTTATTGCTTAATACCTCTAACCGTAGCTGAAGTTATCAGTACCAGTACATAAAACTAATTCCTGTCTCTAGCAGGACCTGTACACACCATTAAATGTGTATCTGATGGATCAAGAGCAACATCTTTTACgtaaaagaacttttaaaaacatgGAGGCATTGTAAGATCTCCTGTACACCTAAACCAGTCACTTTCTTAGATTAAACTTCAAGTTGCTGTGATTCTACCCAGCTCCTGAACCATACATGTCTTTGGGACATCTGTCCTCTCTTGCtctgcatttttaatacaaatcttAACTGCAGGCTTCATGCTGATCAGCCTTCCTTGGGGCACAGGTCTACAGTTCAACTGTCTTAAACCCTGACATTCTGTCCAGTCCTTCAGGAGTTGTCAATACATGCTACTTTCAAGTTGTGTTGCTTGGGGCACCCTGAACTCTTCAATTAACCCTTTCAAGGCTTGTCCAGTTTGAAAGTGGtttacatttacaaagaaaacttCCAACAGCAGGTTTCTGTCTTCGTGACTGTACGCCCCTTAGAGTCTTTAGGTGATAACCCAAACATGACAAGCAAGCAAAGTGTAGAGACTTGGGGAAGGATATTTATAAGCACAGTAACTTTTACTGTTAATACTGACAAAGCATTTGTACATGTTTTCATATCTTGTGCTAGATTCATTTTGTTACCAGATAAGAAAATAGCAAACACATGAGGTTTCTTCATTTTTTAGCTAAAATATAAACTTATTTCCTGGGTCCTTCATCTCAAAAAAACTGAAAGGATACAGGAATCATAATACTTTGAGACGCgataaaatgtattctttttgtGCAACTTCTAGAAACTAATCATGCATATGTATAAGTATCTCTGACTAGCAGTTTCAGATTAACAAACATTAAATGCATTTAATCAGATTTTCATGCATGACCATAGATCTCCACACTTCACATCACAATTGAGTGTTTAACAAGGATGTTTATGCATCTAACCATCATTTTGGGTGATTAAATACAGAGCTTGGTCTATCATTTTAAGTATCTGTACTTCGATTTTAGACCCAGGTTGTGATATTTACCATTTAAACTAGAGTTAGAATGTTTAATGGATGATTCATCCAGAGTTCAGAAAACATTGTCAGGAGAATAAAAACCTGACATCACTTAACATGACTAGAATAGTTACTTAGTTTCATGTTATGTGTGGAAATCAGACAACTGTAGGCAAAAGGCACCAAATTAGGTGTTTAACTAATACATACAAGTAAACCACAGATGCAAGCTCCCAGAGGTGCACACAATTTAGCTGTGCAAATACATGTTGACTTTTATTACTGAGGATTCAGGCCTTAAAATAAAGGAGTAGGGTTTTTTGGTAAGATATCTCAGAAAACATTCTAGTCTTGCCTCAGAACAAATGTAcagaacaggggaaaaataagaaaaatagtagTGCACTGTGATTCACTGTGAAAGTAGATACCAACTGAAGAATATACTCCTAGATAGCAGGGATGAAATACATTGTGAAACAGAGAGATGCCATCAAGACAACACAGTATAACATGGAGTATAGAAACCTTATGAGcaactagaaattattttctgtagtcTCACAGAACTTTGAGGTTATAACTGTAAATGTGAACTTACATCTGTGAAAAGGAAAGTTGAGAGGCAGAAGTAAGGCTTTTAAGATTTAAACAAGAAGTGCTTCCAAGTAAAGACTGACCTCTTGAAGCTGTTAGCCAACAAAAAGCAAGACTGCTACTACACATTCCTAAAGCACTGGGAATATTATTTACAGTCTAGTGACTACCAGCATGTAAGCCCTGGTGATGGCACTTTGTCATAGAATAGAATAAGGTGGGCTTTCACTAAAGTGCATTTATGTCACACTGCATGATGAAAATATGCTCACAGTTGCCAGTAAATGGCCATTTCTACATtaattgcaataaaaatatttaatgagttCCCTTATtagtaaaacatttttcctccttaCCTCCTCCTTATGTTACTTCTTCACATGTTGAACCGTATGCAGTTGTTCATAAAATTGTGTAAAATTCCCTTGTACAGAAGATTCAGTCAAGTACAACATAAGTAACAGTTCTGGAATTCAAATTGGATCTTACAATCACATGAAGATCGAAGAGCAAAATCCACACGTCAGCACTTCTCCTGTTGCTACAGAAGCAACTTACATGTATTACGAAGCAATGGGTATATTTGGTAAGAGAAATATCTCCCTAGTTTTGATGTATTCTTCTCATGTATTTAACTGAGAATCATTTGGTTTGGAATGTGTGAAAGCAGTACAGCTTTCTCTGTCTGATACTTGAGAAATAACTGTTTGGGTCCTTTTCTACTACATACTTAAGAGTGTATAAAATAAGTAAGGGTTTGTGCTAATACTGTTCTGTAATTCCATGTACCTCATTTGTTCTGTAGTTTCATGACCTCTTATTAGACACCAGATACAAGTGTAGTTGTATATGCATCACGAACAAGAGGAATAACAACACTCAGATTAGCAGAAGCAAGGTTAGGATTAGTGGTCCTCACCTGACTTACAGTTTAAATCATTGAATATCATGAGTTGGAAGGGCCCCATGAGCATCGAGTCCAGTGCCTGACACAACACAGGGAAACCTAAAAGTTAAACCGTAtatctaagagcattgtccaaatgcttcttgaacACTAACAGTCTTGGGGCCACAACTGCTTCATTCAGGTAGAGAttggaagattttaaaatttaatttattgtcattGGTCATTAGTGAATTAAATTATCCCTCTGTATCCCTAAGTAAACAAATTAATAGTGTCCCAGAATATAAAACATATAATACAGACATCAGTCAGCTGTAGAAGAACAATAGGAAGGAGCTTTTCAATTTTCCAGGTTCAGGTGATAAAACTATGACAGCCTCAGATCAAAAAGCAAGTCCAGCAACTGACCTGTGAATACATGTGTTCTTACTGGGAGTTTCTTTCCTAACATCACTGGGTAATACTGCCTCCATGAAGCCCACTTCTGATTGTATCACTAAAATTCTGTCTCCCGACATTACCAATAAGTAGTTGGGGGAGGACAGGTGAGAGTGAAAGGAGCAGAAGTGTTAAACAATGCCCTTTTCttacactgtttttctttttgcagacaATACTACTGTCCTGACCGAGAAACATCTGAATCTAGTGAGAGAAAAGTTGGCTAAACAGTGGAAGCACTGTGCTCGTAAACTGGGCTTCAGTGATCCTGAGATTGATGAAATTGATCACGACTATGAACGAGATggactaaaagaaaaagtttacCAAATGCTGCTTAAGTGGGTAATGAGGGAAGGCTCCACAGGCGCTACAGTTGGAAAGCTTGCCAGGGCCCTCTTTGGCTGCCAAAGACTGGATCTCCTTACTAGTTTGATGCAAATCAGCGAGGAATAAGTTGACTGAGAACTGGGGAAAAATGAGggtattttttcctgaagacCTTCCAATAACAAGTAATAATTCTGAACAGACTTTCTGGAGCTCTCCTTTTTGCACAGACTTTTTGGAACACATTTGTTCTGCCAAGCGGTGAATACGTCTAGTAAATCAAAAAGTTTATGTCAATATAATTGGGTCTTCCAGAggatgaaagaaaataagcatCTTCCTTCCAAATAAAATGATTGTCTAAAGATAACAACAAAATGCAATAGAAATACTGATTCAAGGAGAATGTGTTACACAAAATTTCTAGATTCTATCTTGAAACACATTGGTACCCTTGTTCAGTTGTGAACAAAAGCATGTCATTTCAGCAAAGCTAATACATCAGTAATAATATGTGAAAGACTGACACACTCCTTGAAAAACttggacagaaaataaaatcaactcgTAAACTTTGCCACAAGTGCCAACACTTACAAGAGTACTACCCCAGATTGCtctatgatttttaaattttttaaatctttttaataatgtttattaAATACAGATGTCTGGAATTACGCAGAAGAGCAgtgtaaataaaagcaaaaatgatttttgGATTAAAAAGTAGATAATTGATAAAACACTCTTCTTTCACAGGTCAATATTGCATTTTTACATTGCTTGGTAGAAAAGATCTTACATGATAAGTTTCTCACCTGCTTTATGAAATagtgaaaaaagaaattcagtcaTTTATGCAATCCAAAGTAAAAATTTGGGAATATGAGAGCTCTGGGAAGGGGAAAGTACCTTATTACCACATGACAGAAGACCCATTCTCTTACTCAGTCTGGGGGCTCAGAGCATTACTAGTTTCTGAATCTCTTAGGTTGCATTTatactagtaaattaaacatgCCTGGGAATGTTCCTGGGTTCTGAGGTTAACTggcatgctgcagcctgctgccaGGATAGCAAATTCTTTAAGCCCCCAAAATATTGTGCAAGGGCTATTTCATGGTGCTGAAGTTGTGTGAGGGAACATTGGAACAGCTCTGGAGTGTAGGCAATGGTATCCCCATGCCTAAGAATGTTCCTTGCCATTCTGACTTACTAGTATCAACATAATCTCAGTGTGCAAGATCTACGAAAGAAGAATTACCAAGCTGTAAATT
The DNA window shown above is from Strix aluco isolate bStrAlu1 chromosome 1, bStrAlu1.hap1, whole genome shotgun sequence and carries:
- the RIPK1 gene encoding receptor-interacting serine/threonine-protein kinase 1 isoform X1 encodes the protein MSLEDIHMNTQDLLEKKHLDAGGFGTISLCFHKKHGYVVLKKVYTGPQRTEYNASLLEEGRIMRKLQHDRVVKLLGIILEDGNYSLVMEYVDRGNMMKVLQKFSLPLSVKGRFVLEITEGMLYLHEQGFVHKDLKPENILVDTDFHIKIADLGVASFKNWSRLTQEETVRQKQIKSTCQNNAGTLFYMAPEHLRCVNVKPVEKSDVYSFSIVIWATFANKEPYEHGINEAQICFGIMNGNRPDIKEIADKCPVEIIDLMKQCWEQESEKRPTFSEISQRYKPFYYQNLEKNIEDDLKELKKMCPESNELLNRMQSLQIDAVSEDTSNGQVDQPNSLHSSQGPVTSQVNEAMFAASPENQPVESCETSFIPADNLERKLQLEYNYHVFGNRMDKAVPPVVYTPEMREEERRRRVSYDPFAKSPAPQQSELYPRVEKTGSNANPYFWLQPAATPPKWGNADFFYGPNPNNLLTGSSEGLYGLCSASTFSLSKPPVPESGPNLQSQTSVNWYPKNADTESGNKDSTSFTRGNFAYYPTAPRGSTEDSVKYNISNSSGIQIGSYNHMKIEEQNPHVSTSPVATEATYMYYEAMGIFDNTTVLTEKHLNLVREKLAKQWKHCARKLGFSDPEIDEIDHDYERDGLKEKVYQMLLKWVMREGSTGATVGKLARALFGCQRLDLLTSLMQISEE